Proteins encoded within one genomic window of Fragaria vesca subsp. vesca linkage group LG1, FraVesHawaii_1.0, whole genome shotgun sequence:
- the LOC101298554 gene encoding probable ADP-ribosylation factor GTPase-activating protein AGD11-like: MENMLGLLRIHIQRGVNLAVRDMRSSDPYLIVKMGKQKLKTRVVKKSLNPEWNEQLTLSIVDPDLPILVSVYDKDTFSFDDKMGDAQFEIGPFFKAMKTGFQGLQDQDGAIISKVQVNKQNCLAEESCIIYSKGKLVQNMVLRLRNVECGEVELQLQWIDIPSSKGRP; this comes from the exons ATGGAGAACATGTTGGGTCTGTTGAGAATTCACATCCAAAGAGGAGTGAACCTCGCCGTCCGAGACATGAGAAGCAGTGACCCTTATCTTATTGTCAAAATGGGCAAGCAG AAGCTAAAGACTCGTGTGGTGAAGAAGAGCCTGAATCCTGAGTGGAATGAGCAACTGACTCTTTCTATTGTTGATCCAGATCTTCCAATCCTGGTCTCTGTGTATGACAAGGATACATTTAGTTTTGATGACAAAATGGGGGATGCACAGTTTGAGATCGGTCCATTCTTCAAAGCCATGAAGACGGGTTTCCAAGGCCTCCAAGATCAAGATGGAGCCATAATCTCTAAAGTGCAGGTAAACAAGCAAAACTGTCTAGCCGAAGAGAGCTGCATTATCTACTCCAAAGGCAAACTGGTACAAAACATGGTTCTCAGACTCAGAAATGTCGAATGTGGGGAAGTGGAACTCCAATTGCAGTGGATAGATATTCCTAGTTCCAAGGGTCGACCATAG